A region of the Thioploca ingrica genome:
GCTTAACACTAATTATTCATAAGATTTCTGGTTTGGGTTCGCGTGATAGTAAGGCTTGTACGGCTTGAGAGGGGGTACAATTATTTTGCAATACCTGGTTAACTTGTTCAACAATCGGCATGTCTATTTCCCATTGTCGAGCCAATCGGCTGATTTCGTAGGTAGCAGAGATACCTTCAACTACTTGTCCAATGTCTTGTTGAGCTTGTTGCACGCTATTTCCCAGAGCTAAAGCATAACCAAAGCGACGATTACGGGATTGATTATCCGTACAAGTCAAGACTAAATCACCCAGACCAGCCAGTCCCATAAAGGTTTCCCGTTGCCCCCCTAACGCGGTACCAAAACGGACCATTTCAGCCAAACCCCGGGTAATTAAAGCCGCACGGGTATTCGCACCTAAACCAAGACCATCTGCAATTCCCGCCGCAATAGCCATGATGTTTTTTATGGCCCCACCGAGTTGTACTCCAATGATATCGGAACTGGTATAGGGACGAAAGTAATGATTATGGAATAAATTGACTAATTCTTGCGCATATTGCGTCCACTGCGAAGCAATCGTTACTGCGGTCGGTAATCCCATCGCCACTTCTTTTGCAAAAGAAGGTCCCACTAACACCGCTAATGGCCGCCGGTTTCCTAAGCGGTGTTCGGCAACCTGATGTAGTAGTAACCCAGACTGATTTTCTAGCCCTTTTGTTGCCCAACAGATACGGGCTTGAGGAAGTAGATTGGGCGCAATTTTATTCAGTATTTCCCGAAAAGCATGACTGGGAACAACGATGATAATTTCTTTAACTTGCGAAACATACGGGGTTAAATGAGTTATCGGTTGCAAAGTCTCCGGAAAATAATGGTTGGGTAAAAACCGCGTATTTTGTCGAGATGAGATCATCGCTTGGACATGGTCAGGATTTCTCCCCCACAGCCAAACTGACTGACCATTGTGAGCCAATACCATTGCCAGTGCGGTCCCCCAAGAACCGGCACCCAGTACTAAAATCGGTTCTGGTGGTACTGCCATTAATCGTAATTGGCATTAATTGACAGTGGCTTTATTTTGTTGCTGCTTGAGTTGATTAACCCGCTGTGCATATAAAACGTCGAAATTGACTGGTGCTAGTAATAACGGTTGAAAGCCACCTTTAGTCACTAAATTAGAAACCGTTTCGCGGGCAAAGGGAAATAAAATATTCGGAAAAAAGCTATGAAGTGCATAGGTTAATTTTTCTGGCGTAAAACCCATTATCGCAAAAATACCGGCTTGGTGAACTTCAACCAAAAAAGCAGTTTTTTCGCCGACTTTGACGGTTGCGGTCACTTTAAGCACTACTTCATAAAGATTTTCTTCTAACTGATTGGCTTCATTAGCAATTTCTACTTCTAATTGTGGTTTCCACTGTTCGCGAAAAATTTGTGGTGAATGCGGTGTTTCAAAAGAACTATCCTTAAGATAAATATTTTGGATCCCAAATTGTTCTTGAGATGCTGTACCTGCCTGATTGGGCTTGTCTTCCACGGTGCTGTCCTTCTTAGTAAGCTGCCACTCCATCAATTCTTGGATTAATCGTCTTTAAGCTGTTTTTGAACCACTTTTACCTTTAGTTAGCGGTAAATTAGCATTTTGCCACGCAATGACTCCCCCTTTGAGATTATGAACTTTGTCAAAGCCATTTTTTTTCAGCGTACTGCAAGCCCGTGCTGATCGGTTACCACTCATACAGCTAGCAATAATAGGACGATTTCGATACTTTTCCAAACGGCCTATTTTATCAGATAATGTGTTTAATGGAATATGTATTGAATTTAAAATGTGTCCTTGAACATATTCATTTTCTTCACGAACATCAAGAATGATAGCCTCTTCGTGATTGATTAAGAGAGTCACTTCTTGGGGCAACAATGATTTTATCCCGGTTATCTGATCACTTAAAATATTCCAGATAAGTACCCCGCTAACCACACTGAAAGCTAAAAATAAATAGGGGTGATGCCCTACAAATTCAATAAATTGCTCCATAAACTAAGACTGTCTTTCCGGGGGAAGATGCGCTTGTTGTTCGGTTGGAACGCCCATTTTTTTAAGAAAAATGGCCAAAGGACAAAACCCGGTAAAGCTGCTTTGTAACAAATTAGCACCCACAAAAGCAGTAACCCATAACCAATAAGGATGATGTAATTGACTTAATGCGAGCGATAACAAAATAAAAATACCCGCCATCATCAACACGATTCGTTCTACTGTCATTTTTTAAATCTCCTGGTCGAAAAACGAATAAATGAGGACAGGATATTATAATTCAAGCCTCATGCACAAAATGATGCACAAAATACCTCTCTCATCATACTAATCAAACGTAAGGTACGCGCATCACTAACCCGATAATAAACTCGATTAGCATCTTTACGCGAAGCCAAAATGCCTTTATCGCGTAAAATGGCTAAATGTTGAGAAATATTACTTTGAGAGGTACCTACTCGTTCAACAATATCTTGGACGCTATATTCACGTTCGCCCAGAATACAAAGTATTTTAAGACGTAAAGGATGTGACATGGCTTTCAAAGATCGTGAAGCACGTTCGATGTCTTCATCATGGGTGATCAGTGCAAAATGTGGAATGGTACTGTCTGACATAAATCTTATTTCCGAATTCAGTAGCAGAATGGACGATTAATTTTTTCTATGGCTAAGTAAGCTATATTAACTAACAATAATATTATTATATATTGTTTAAATAGTCTAAATTTTTTAGCTAATCTATTTTGGTAATTCTATGAGTGTATTTATTTTTGAATTTCTAATTTTTTGAACTACCTCTATTTTTTATGATATAACTAACAGGAGATAGAGTAAAGCACTTTATCCATAAAAACGATGTTGATTTAACGCTTAGCAGTATGAATCAGTAAAACTGGGTTATTTTTCACTAATTGCCGCTAAGCGCTGGCAGTTAAAATTTATAATATATTGATATTATTTATTATATAAATTAACTGAATTACCTAATTTAACTGACGGTGATTTCCTCTTCCGGTTAATTTTTTTATTGACTGAAAGTGTATTATTTTTAAGCGGTATGGGATTAACTATTTTGGTTTCTTCATCCTCTTCCGGAGCAAATTTTTCTTGGATTAAATTACCTGGAACTAGTTTCTGTTCAATAACTTTCATTTCATTATCAATTAGTTCCCCTTTTTCCAACAGAGTGACGATGGTAAATTCTCCAAGATTATTTAGTTTTTCAAATATATTATCTTCTTCAGGAACTTCCCCAAAAAGTTGATATAATTCTTGACGAACCAATATTAATTTACCCGCTACAAATTGATAATAATTAACGCCATGAAGACCAGTATCCTCATCGGTGTCATCGCCCTCTTGCCAAATAAATCGAAGCTGTTGTAAATTATCATCTAAATCTGGAATACCATAAATCTGTTCAAGTTGTTCAAGTTCCTTGTTTCTAATAAAAAGTTGCTGATGTGGATCGAATAACCAATAGAATGAAGCAGAATCCGTACTAGCAATACGAAGATCGCGATAACCATCGAAGTTCATATCTTCCGTTTCTAACCCATCCTCTTCCTCTAACAAGATCATGTTAGGTTCTTGAATCGTTTGGAAAGGATAACTATCATTATTCTGGTAAATTTCAATTTTTTCAATTTGCGCACTCTCTTCTGCGGTAGCAGTCGGCTCCTTGACTGTGCGGTTAAATAACTGAAAAGTTAAGGTTGGCGGTTGTATATAAAGCGGGCGTTGATAAGTCCACTTGGGAGAGCGATGAGCGTGTTCTAGGGCAAAATTAGCATCATAAGTCATCATGAGTAATTTCAGACCAGCGAAAAATTCGTCAGCAGTACCATCTATCATCCGTCTTATCCAAAAAGCGACAGCAGTAGCGACTTCCCGTTCTGGGAATTTTTTGGCTGTTAACCCTTTAAAATTTTTATATTTTAAAAAATAATGCGCTGGCAGTTGATGAGTACGAATAAGTTCTAAATAAGTCGCTTGTTCTTGTTTTAAATACGCTAGATCGTCAAATAATAATTCATGGACCAGATAAAAAGTTCTCGCTAGCGACTTAACATAATTATCAAAAATAACTTGGGTTGCTTTTCTAAAAGTCTGATCTTGCGCTGCCGGAATAAAATTATCTTTTAACCAAGTGACAAACACTTTATTGTAATAACCAAATTGATATTCATTTTCCAAGCTAAGTTGTTTATCTGAATGTGGTCCTTTAATAAAAATAGGCATATCAGCTAATTGTTGCAATAGATCATAATCAAGAAAATGTTTTTTAATATGACAAAAGAAATTGCGAATAGCACTATTCGTGGGCACAGTTTCCTCTATACAGTTACCTTTAGTTTTATCCAGATTTTGCCACATTTCTTTAATTGAGGAAGCCATATCGAGGGTATTTTTAGTCTCATTTTCTGCTGGTACTTGTTGTTGTTCAATGAGTTTCATTTCATTGCCAATTCGTTCTAAAACCGTTAGTTGATAGCTACTTTCTTCCTCGGCTGAATATTCAGTTATTTCTTGGCGAATCAGCGTTAATTTGCCGGCAATAAATTGATAATAATTGGTTCCTTGACGGAGAGCATTGGTTTTCCAATAAGAGATAATCCGTTTATGATTAGAATCAACTTCGAGTGAAGTTAACTTACTTAATTCCTCATTTTTAACCAATAGACCGGTTTTCGGCTCAAATAACCAGCAGAGGTAAGGAATCGGTCCGGCTGCAATATCAACCATTAAGCGCAGATCTTGATAACCATCGAAATTCATATCTTCAAATTTAAAGTTTAATTGCTCACCATCAAACCAGGTTTTAGTATTAAGTGCTTGAATAGTTTGAACCGGATTAACTTCATTAGTTTTATAAAGTTCAATTTTTTTTATGTTCGCAAGGCCTTCTTCTATCTTCGAGCCAAGAAATTTGACTACCCTTTTCAAATGAGGATGGATAGTTTGTTGATAACTCCAAGCCATTTGGGGAGCGGATAAAGTAGGAATTGTTTCCGGATTATCAATGGATTGAGCGGTTGCTTCAAGGGATTGTTGAATTTGAGATTCCGTTTTTTGGGTAGTGATATCAGCATGGGTTAATAAGGAGTAACCCCATAGCACCAGTAGTGATGAGAGTATAGCAATTTTATTGAAGGATTGAATTATAGCCATTCTGAATTAAACCTAACGCCTCAAGCTGAGTAAATGTAGCTTTGATTCTCGTAAATAATATTAATAATACTGCTGTTTGAGCGAAAATGAAATTCAAAATCGGGTAAGGTGGATTGATAAACTAATATAGTTTATAATTTCACTGTGTTTTACCCAGGTTAAAAAAACTTAAAATGCTTGAAACAGGGAGAATTTATGTCACTAACTCATTTGAAGTATGTCTTCTTAACGAGCATTCTAGTACTTAATCTAATTTCACCTGTACCAGCCGCTGAAATTACTTTACTTAATGTCTCATATGATCCCACTCGTGAGTTTTACAAAGCGTTTAATAATGCTTTCATCAAACATTGGCAGGGAAAAACTCAGGAAATCGTCAAAATACAACAATCTCATGGAGGTTCAGGTAAACAAGCGCGTTCAGTTATTGATGGATTGCAAGCTGATGTGGTTACACTCGCTTTAGCTTACGACATTGATGCCATTGCGAAAACAGGTTTATTAGCGGATTATTGGCAAAGTCGACTACTTCATAACAGTACGCCTTACACCTCAACCATCGTCTTGGTAGTCCGGAAGGGAAATCCCAAAGGAATTAAGGATTGGGATGATTTAATTAAACCCGGTGTTGAAGTGGTTACACCCAATCCGAAAACGTCTGGCGGGGCACGGTGGAATTATTTAGCCGCTTGGGGATATGCTTTGCAACACGGTGATGCTGAGCATGCTAAAAAGTTTGTCACCCAGTTGTTTAAAAATGTCAAAGTATTAGATTCGGGTGCCCGTGCCGCAACCACTACCTTTGTGCAACGTGGAATTGGTGACGTATTTATTGCATGGGAAAATGAAGCGCTTTTGGTTATCAACGAATTAGGTAAAGATTCGTTTGAAATTATTGTTCCCTCTATCAGTATTTTAGCAGAGCCACCGGTGGCGGTAGTGGATAAAGTCGCTGAAAAACATGGCACAACTAGAGTAGCACAAGCTTATTTAGAATATCTTTATTCTGAAGAAGGACAAACTATCGCCGCTAATCACTATTATCGACCACGTTTAGAAAAAGTAATGGCCAAGTTTGCCGATAAATTTCCACAATTAAAGCTAGTTACTGTAGATGAAGTATTCGGTGGTTGGGCAAAAGCTCAAAAAACGCATTTTGATGATGGCGGTATATTTGATCAAATTTACTTACCCGCCGGTAAATAGGTTATTTGATGAGATAACGGTGTAGTCTTATTTTGATTGCAGTAAAATGTGGAGCGGTTAAGCGTTAAGCTAGCTGCTCTATCCGAATAACATTGATGATAACCTTTAAAAATACCCCCAATGGTAACATTGACTAAACGATACAGTGTTTTACCGGGCTTTAATTTAGCTTTGGGATTGACGTTACTCTACTTGAGTTTAATTGTGCTCATTCCCCTCTCAACCGTATTTATTAAAACCGCGACCATGAGTTGGGGAGATTTTTGGAGTACCATTAGCAATGCTCGAGTGGTCGCTTCCTACCGTCTGACTTTTGGTGCCTCGTTATTAGCCGCTATCATCAATCTAGTGTTTGGTTTGCTCGTCGCCTGGGTATTAGTGCGGTACTCCTTTTGGGGTAAACGAATACTCGATGCTTTAGTTGATTTGCCGTTTGCTTTACCAACGGCAGTGGCGGGGATTGCTTTAACGGCTATTTACTCAAGTCATGGCTGGGTTGGACGTTACCTAGAACCTTTGGGCTTCAAAGTCGCTTTTACCCCCTGGGGAATCGTGGTGGCTTTAATTTTCATTGGATTACCGTTTGTAGTTCGCACCGTACAACCCATTTTGCAAGAAGCAGAAATCGAAGTAGAAGAAGCAGCAGTCAGTTTAGGCGCTAGCCGCTGGCAGACTTTTACTTTAATTATTTTACCCAATTTATGGCCGGCATTGCTGACGGGATTTGCTTTAGCCTTTGCGCGTGGTTTAGGTGAATATGGCTCAGTGGTATTCATTGCGGGGAATATGCCCATGGTTTCAGAAATTACGCCACTGTTAATTATCACTAAACTGGAACAATATGATTATCAAGGTGCTACTGCTATTGCCGTGGTGATGTTAGTCGTCTCATTTACTTTGCTATTTTTGATTAATTCACTGCAATGGTGGAGTAGTAGACGATATCATTAGGATTATTCATGTCCACACAAGTCATTCCCCATCGTGCAACGACAGAACCCGCTTGGGTACGTTACCTATTGACGATACTGGCGTTGCTGTTTTTAGTATTTTTTTTGTTGCTCCCGTTGGTCATTGTCTTCACCGAAGCTTTGCAATCGGGGGTAGCCGCCTATTTCGAGGCACTGATTGAACCGGATGCGTTAGCGGCTATCCGTCTGACATTACTGACGGCAGTTATTGCAGTTCCTTTAAATCTGGTTTTTGGCATAGCGGCATCCTGGGCAATTGCGAAATTTGAATTTGTCGGTAAGAGTTTACTCATTACCTTGATTGATTTACCGTTTGCGGTTTCCCCGGTCATTTCTGGACTGATCTTTGTGCTATTGTTTGGTGCTCAGGGTCTACTCGGACCCTGGTTAGCGGCTCACGATATCCAACTCATTTTTGCCGTCCCGGGTATCGTTATGGCGACCGTTTTTATCACTTTCCCGTTTATAGCTCGTGAATTAATCCCTTTACTCCAAGCACAAGGTAATGAGGAAGAAGAAGCCGCACTCGTATTAGGCGCTAATGGTTGGCAAACTTTTTGGTATATCACTTTGCCCAATATGAAATGGGGGCTACTTTATGGCGTCATTTTGTGTAATGCCAGAGCGATGGGAGAATTTGGTGCTGTTTCCGTCGTATCGGGACATATTCGCGGGTTAACCAATACCATGCCTTTACATGTTGAAATTCTCTATAATGAATATAACTTTGTAGCCGCTTTTGCGGTAGCTTCTTTGCTGGCTTTACTCGCGTTAGTGACCTTAGTCCTAAAAACATTTCTAGAATGGCGTGTACTAAAACCAATCAGTAGACCCAAAACTGCTCTATGAGTATCGAAATCCAACATCTCAATAAAACCTTTAATCAATTTGCTGTACTTAAAGACATCAATCTGCAGGTACCCAAGGGCGAATTAGTGGCCTTGTTAGGACCATCCGGCTGTGGTAAAACCACGCTGTTGCGCATTATTGCTGGTTTAGAAGTACCGGATAGTGGCCTAATTTTATTTCATGGCGAAGATACCACTTCCCGCCATGTCCGCGACCGTCATGTGGGATTTGTATTTCAACATTATGCGCTCTTTCGCCACATGACCGTATTTGAAAACGTAGCTTTTGGTTTGCGAGTTTGTCCTCGCAAGCTACGCCCTTCCAATGCGGAGATTCGTGCTAAAGTCCATGACTTACTCTATCTGGTACAGATGCGCGAATTAGCCGAACGTTATCCCAATCAACTCTCTGGCGGGCAACGGCAACGGGTCGCACTTATCCGCGCCTTGGCAGTCGAACCGAAAGTATTGCTACTGGATGAACCGTTTGGCGCATTAGATACCAATGTCCGCAAAGAATTACGCCGTTGGCTAAGACACTTGCATGATACCATGCACGTTACCAGTGTATTTGTGACTCATGATCAGGAAGAAGCTATGGAAGTTGCTGACCGGGTGGTGGTTATGAATGAAGGACACATTGAACAAGTCGGCACCCCCGAAGAACTATACGAAAATGCCGCTAATCCCTTTGTTTATCGATTCTTAGGTTCGGTTAATTTATTTCATGGACGTGTCCAAACGGGACATATACGTCTGGGTGACTTAGATGTCAAATTTCATGAACATGCTGAAGTCCATCAAGCACCAATTGTAGCTTATGTCCGTCCTCATGAATTAGAAATTAGCCGCGAAGCCGATCAAAATACGATGGTGGCTACTGTAAGCAATATCTATATGTTAGGTTCGATTGTCCGCCTGGAATTAGTACAAGTGAGTAATTCTGAAATAATTGAAGTGGAGTTGACTAAAGAACAGTATCGGCTGTTGAAGTTACATAAAGGTGAGCAAGTTTTCGTTAAAGCTCGGAAGATGCGGTTGTTTATGGAAAGTAATCGGACGAGTTAATATTTAACATTATAATAACCCAATGTTTCCCCTACACGATCGCGGCTACAAACGGCTATTTTCCCATCCCCGCTTCTTTCGGCAATTATTAGAAACCTTTGTCGACGAAGCGTGGGTAAAAGACATTGATTTTGACCATTGCGAAAAAGTAGAGAAAAGCTTTATTTCTGAGCATTACAAAGAAACGGAGAGTGATCTACTGTACCAAGTCAAACTCAAAGGGAAAGAAGCGTATATTTACATTTTGATAGAGTTTCAATCCACGGTGACTTGGTTCATGGCGGTGAGATTGTTGCATTATCTCAGCAGTTTTTGGTTAGATTATGCCGAAAGCCAGCCACAGAGCAAGAAACTGCCGGCAGTGTTTCCACTGGTGTTATACAGTGGGGATGACAAATGGACCGCTCAGACCGATTTAGCTGAATTGTTAGAACAACCCGAATTATTCCAAAGCTACACTCCGCAGTTTCGTTACTTCAAAATTGCGGAAAATGAGTACAGTCCGGCACAACTCCTCCAGATCCGCAATATCGTTTCGACCTTATTTTTGGCGGAGACGCAATATGATTTGGACTTACTCAAAACCGAATTATTGAATTTATTCACTCAAGAAGAAGATAAAGCGGCGATTTCATTATTACTCAATTGGTTTAAACAGTTAGTGGTTCATGGTCGTCGTGAAGCGATAGATTATGAAGAATTAGGGCAAATATACCAAAGTCAAGTGGAGGCTAAACAGATGATAGAAACCGCGATTGCTAAAGAACGACAACAAATTTTTGAGCAGGGAAAAACCGCCGGCTGGATTGAAGGCGAAGCCGCTGGTTTGGCGAAGGGCGAAGCCGCCGGCTGGACTAAGGGAAAAACAGAAGGAAGAGTTGAATTCTTGATGACTTTATTGGAAACTCGCTTTGGCCCGTTGAATTCGGCTCAGCAGAAGCAGATTTACCGTTTAGATGCCGAGAATCTTTTGAAAGTGTCGGCCAAGTTGTGGGCGGCGCAGTCGTTAGCCGAGATTTTGAGCGAATCCACTTAGCCCTGTAGGGTGTGCGGTTTAATTTTTCACTATGATGGTTTTCAATGTTATCAAATTTACCGTTGTTACGCCATAATAAAAATGGCTAGTCACGTTATTATTTACTTTAGGTGAAGTAGTTACTTGTGTTATTGTAATAGCTGTTTCATATTCACCTTACTTTCACCGGCAAAGATTAAAGAAATAGTAACTAACAATATGATTACTGAAGTTTATGCTTACGAAATAGCACCTTCTTCTTACCAGGCTTCCCTGTTTTTAGTCGGTCCAACACCTAGAACAGATGATGCTCAATCCTGGCGACCTCAAGCATTACAACTATTATCGCAATATATTGATAATAATATTGATTTAGTGGTGTTCATTCCTGAACCTAGAAACGGGGTGTATAGCTCAAATTATCTTGATCAAGTGGAATGGGAAACTCAGCATCTGGAAATGGCAGATGCCCTCTTAGCTTGGGTACCCAGAGATATGAAGACTTCATTGAAGGGACTGACAACTAATATTGAATTTGGTCGATATGTTGAATCCGGAAAATTATTTTATGGCAGACCCGATCAGGCTGATAATGTTAGATATTTAGACTGGATGTATCATCAAGTCACCAAACGCCAAGCGGCTGATACTTTAGCGCAATTGGTGGGAGAAGTAATCACTTACTTA
Encoded here:
- a CDS encoding glycerol-3-phosphate dehydrogenase; amino-acid sequence: MAVPPEPILVLGAGSWGTALAMVLAHNGQSVWLWGRNPDHVQAMISSRQNTRFLPNHYFPETLQPITHLTPYVSQVKEIIIVVPSHAFREILNKIAPNLLPQARICWATKGLENQSGLLLHQVAEHRLGNRRPLAVLVGPSFAKEVAMGLPTAVTIASQWTQYAQELVNLFHNHYFRPYTSSDIIGVQLGGAIKNIMAIAAGIADGLGLGANTRAALITRGLAEMVRFGTALGGQRETFMGLAGLGDLVLTCTDNQSRNRRFGYALALGNSVQQAQQDIGQVVEGISATYEISRLARQWEIDMPIVEQVNQVLQNNCTPSQAVQALLSREPKPEIL
- a CDS encoding protein export chaperone SecB, coding for MEDKPNQAGTASQEQFGIQNIYLKDSSFETPHSPQIFREQWKPQLEVEIANEANQLEENLYEVVLKVTATVKVGEKTAFLVEVHQAGIFAIMGFTPEKLTYALHSFFPNILFPFARETVSNLVTKGGFQPLLLAPVNFDVLYAQRVNQLKQQQNKATVN
- a CDS encoding rhodanese domain-containing protein, with translation MEQFIEFVGHHPYLFLAFSVVSGVLIWNILSDQITGIKSLLPQEVTLLINHEEAIILDVREENEYVQGHILNSIHIPLNTLSDKIGRLEKYRNRPIIASCMSGNRSARACSTLKKNGFDKVHNLKGGVIAWQNANLPLTKGKSGSKTA
- a CDS encoding ArsR family transcriptional regulator, which produces MSDSTIPHFALITHDEDIERASRSLKAMSHPLRLKILCILGEREYSVQDIVERVGTSQSNISQHLAILRDKGILASRKDANRVYYRVSDARTLRLISMMREVFCASFCA
- a CDS encoding sulfate transporter subunit, yielding MSLTHLKYVFLTSILVLNLISPVPAAEITLLNVSYDPTREFYKAFNNAFIKHWQGKTQEIVKIQQSHGGSGKQARSVIDGLQADVVTLALAYDIDAIAKTGLLADYWQSRLLHNSTPYTSTIVLVVRKGNPKGIKDWDDLIKPGVEVVTPNPKTSGGARWNYLAAWGYALQHGDAEHAKKFVTQLFKNVKVLDSGARAATTTFVQRGIGDVFIAWENEALLVINELGKDSFEIIVPSISILAEPPVAVVDKVAEKHGTTRVAQAYLEYLYSEEGQTIAANHYYRPRLEKVMAKFADKFPQLKLVTVDEVFGGWAKAQKTHFDDGGIFDQIYLPAGK
- a CDS encoding sulfate ABC transporter permease protein CysT, which encodes MVTLTKRYSVLPGFNLALGLTLLYLSLIVLIPLSTVFIKTATMSWGDFWSTISNARVVASYRLTFGASLLAAIINLVFGLLVAWVLVRYSFWGKRILDALVDLPFALPTAVAGIALTAIYSSHGWVGRYLEPLGFKVAFTPWGIVVALIFIGLPFVVRTVQPILQEAEIEVEEAAVSLGASRWQTFTLIILPNLWPALLTGFALAFARGLGEYGSVVFIAGNMPMVSEITPLLIITKLEQYDYQGATAIAVVMLVVSFTLLFLINSLQWWSSRRYH
- a CDS encoding sulfate ABC transporter inner membrane subunit CysW, with translation MSTQVIPHRATTEPAWVRYLLTILALLFLVFFLLLPLVIVFTEALQSGVAAYFEALIEPDALAAIRLTLLTAVIAVPLNLVFGIAASWAIAKFEFVGKSLLITLIDLPFAVSPVISGLIFVLLFGAQGLLGPWLAAHDIQLIFAVPGIVMATVFITFPFIARELIPLLQAQGNEEEEAALVLGANGWQTFWYITLPNMKWGLLYGVILCNARAMGEFGAVSVVSGHIRGLTNTMPLHVEILYNEYNFVAAFAVASLLALLALVTLVLKTFLEWRVLKPISRPKTAL
- a CDS encoding sulfate ABC transporter, ATP-binding protein; its protein translation is MSIEIQHLNKTFNQFAVLKDINLQVPKGELVALLGPSGCGKTTLLRIIAGLEVPDSGLILFHGEDTTSRHVRDRHVGFVFQHYALFRHMTVFENVAFGLRVCPRKLRPSNAEIRAKVHDLLYLVQMRELAERYPNQLSGGQRQRVALIRALAVEPKVLLLDEPFGALDTNVRKELRRWLRHLHDTMHVTSVFVTHDQEEAMEVADRVVVMNEGHIEQVGTPEELYENAANPFVYRFLGSVNLFHGRVQTGHIRLGDLDVKFHEHAEVHQAPIVAYVRPHELEISREADQNTMVATVSNIYMLGSIVRLELVQVSNSEIIEVELTKEQYRLLKLHKGEQVFVKARKMRLFMESNRTS